Part of the Streptomyces sp. NBC_01264 genome, TCGGGCTCGGCGTCCGCCTTGTTCCCGTCCTTGGCCTTGGCCTCGTCGCCCTCGGCCTTGCCGTCCCCGGCCGGGGTGTCCCCGTCCTTGGCGCCGGCCACGGCGTCAGCGTCGGGCTCGACGACCTCTTCGCGGCCCGGCCGCAGCTTCGCCGACAGCACCAGGTAGACCACGGCGAGCACGAAGACGACGATCGAGGTCCAGACGTTGAGTCGCAGGCCGAGGATGTGGTGGGCCTCGTCGACCCGCATGTACTCGATCCAGCCGCGCCCCACGCAGTACGCGGCGACGTACAGCGCGAACGCCCGCCCGTGTCCGAGCTTGAAGCGGCGGTCGGCCCAGATCACCAGCAGGGCGACACCGACGCACCAGAGGGACTCGTAGAGGAAGGTCGGGTGGTAGGTCCCGGCGACCCGGTTCGGGCCGTCGCTGATCTCCACCGCCCACGGCAGATCGGTGGCGCGGCCGTACAGCTCCTGGTTGAACCAGTTGCCCCAGCGTCCGCAGGCCTGGGCCAGCGCGATGCCGGGGGCCAGGGCGTCGGCCCAGGCCGGCAGCGGGATGCCCCGTCGGCGACAGCCGATCCAGGCACCGACCGCGCCCAGCGCGATGGCGCCCCAGATGCCGAGGCCGCCCTCCCAGATCTTGAAGGCGTCGACCCAGTCGCGGCCCTCGCCGAAGTAGAGCTGGTAGTCGGTGATCACGTGGTAGAGGCGACCGCCGACCAGGCCGAACGGCACCGCCCACACGGCGATGTCCGCGACCGTGCCCGGCTTACCGCCGCGCGCGACCCAGCGCTTGTTGCCGAGCCAGACGGCGACGAAGACGCCGATGATGATGCAGAACGCGTAGCCGCGCAGCGGGATCGGCCCGAGATGGAGCACGCCCGTCGACGGACTGGGAATGAAGGCAAGGTTCATGGCAAGAGCCGACGCTACCTTGCCGGACGGTGGTGACCGCAACCCGTCCGGCAAGCTGCTGCCGAATCGAGACGGCCGTCAGTGCCCCATGGGCATCCCGTCGTGGTCCGGGGAGGCGTCGGCGGAGCCCGGACCGCCCGTGGCCGGCCGTCCCGCCGAGCGCTCCGACGCGGAGGCCGAGGGCGCGCCCGAGCGGGCCTTCGCGGAGCCCGAAGCGGTCGGCGACGGCGACCCGGAGCCGGACTTGGACTTGGCGGACGAGCCGGATGCCGACGGGGACGGGGACGGGGACAGGGACGGGGACGGGGATCCCTTCACTCCGCCCGGGCCGCCCTTCCCGGCCGCCTCCACCTTCTCCTTCAGCTTCTGCGGGGTCAGCGGGTTGGCCTGGTCCGCGAAGATGTCCGTGCCGTCGAGCAGCACGGTCGGAGTGCCGCGGAAGTTGCCCGCGCCGAAGGCGTCCTGCGACTTGTTCACCCAGCTGTCGTGCGTGCCGTCCTCGACGCAGGTGCGGAACGCCGGGGTGTCCAGTCCGTCGACCTTCCCGGCCAGTTCCAGCAGCTTGGCGTTATTGCCGTAGGCGTCGTTGGTCTCCTCGGGCTGGTTCTCGAAGAGCACGTCGTGGTACGGGGCGAACTTCCCGGCGTCCTGCGCGCAGGCCGCGGCGTTGGCGCTCTTGAGGGAGCCGCTGCCGCCCATGTTCCCGTCGATCAGGGTGACGATGTGGTACTCGACCTTGAGGAGGCCCTTTGCCTCCAGCTCGTGGATCGTGTCCCGGTAGTTGGTCTCGAAGGCCTTGCAGGCCGGGCAGCGGAAGTCCTCCCACACGGTCAGCGTGGAGGGGGCCTCGTTCTTGCCGGTCGGGATGGCGAGCGCGTCTTTGCCCGTGGCCCCGGCCGGGGCCACCAGAGGGCCTCCCTTGGCGGAGGATCCGCCCTTGCCGGTGTTCGCCGCGATCAGGCCGACGACGGCCGCCAGTCCGAGTACGCCGACCACCGCCGCCGACACGACGAGGGTCCGCCGTCGCTTGTCCCTCGCCTTCTGTTTCTCGCGCTCCACCTGGAGTCGCTCGCGGGCCGATCGTTTCGTCGCATCGCGGTTCGCACCGTCGTTCATGTCGCTCACGTTCGGCCAAACGAAGCAGGGAGGCACTCTCGTGCCTCCCTGCCCCTACTTCCACCCGATCGGGCTACAGAACCCGCTCAGGGGTCCGCCTGCGCGATCGAACGCGCCGCCCGTCGGCTCCAGCGTACGCCTCAGCTCCGGCGCACGCCCGCGGCGAGCTCGCCCGCCAGTGCCTCGACGGCGGCCAGCCCGGCGGGCAGGTCCGGCGCGTCGAGCAGCAGCTTCACGAAGGCCGAGCCGACGATGACGCCGTCGGCGAAGCCCGCGACCTCCTTGGCCTGGGCGGCGTTGGAGACGCCCAGTCCCACGCAGACCGGCAGGTCGCTGGTGGCGCGGGTGCGGCGGACCAGGTCGGCCGCCTGGTTGCCGACCGACTCGCGGGTGCCGGTGACACCCATGAGGGACGCGGCGTAGACGAAGCCGGAACCGGCCGCCGTGATGGTGGCGAGGCGCTCGTCCTTGCTGCTGGGAGCCACGACGAAGACGGTCGCCAGACCGTGCTTCTCCGCGTGCTCGCGCCACAGCGCGGACTCCTGGACCGGCAGGTCGGGCAGGATGCAGCCCGCGCCGCCGGCCTCGGCGAGCTCCGCGGTGAACCGCTCGACGCCGTAGCGGTCGATGGGGTTCCAGTACGTCATGACGAGGATCGGGGCGCCCGTGGCCTCGTACGCCTCGCGGACGGTCCGCAGGGTGTCCGCGATCTTGACGCCGCCGCGCAGGGCGATGTCGTCGGCGGTCTGGATGATGGCGCCGTCCAGGACCGGGTCGCTGTGCGGGAGGCCGATCTCGACCACGTCCGCGCCGCCGGCGATGACGGCCTTGACGGCCTCGATGGCCCCGTCGACGGTCGGGAAGCCGGCCGGGAGGTAGGCGACGAGGGCCGCGCGGTCCTCGGACTTCGCCTTCGCGAGGGTCGCCGACAGGAGTTCGATGGTGCCGCTCACTTGGTCTCCCCCTCGGTGCTGCCGGTGGTCTCGGCGTCGTACAGGTCGAAGTACCGGGCGGCGGTGTCCATGTCCTTGTCGCCGCGGCCGGACAGGTTGACGACGAGCAGCCCGTCCTTGCCGAGCTCCTTGCCGAGGTCCAGCGCGCCCGCGAGGGCGTGCGCCGACTCGATGGCCGGGATGATGCCCTCGGTGCGCGAGAGCAGCCGCAGGGCCTGCATCGCCTGGTCGTCGGTGACCGCGCGGTACTCGGCGCGGCCCGCGTCCTTGAGGTACGAGTGCTCCGGGCCGATGCCCGGGTAGTCCAGACCGGCCGAGATGGAGTAGGGCTCGGTGATCTGGCCCTCCTCGTCCTGCAGGACGTAGGAGCGCGATCCGTGCAGGATGCCGGGCTCGCCCGCGGTCAGTGTCGCCGCGTGCTCGCCGGTCTCCACGCCGTGCCCGGCGGGCTCGAAGCCGACCAGGCGGACGTCGGCGTCCGGGATGAAGGCGTGGAACAGGCCGATCGCGTTGGATCCGCCGCCCACGCACGCCGCGACCGCGTCGGGCAGGCGTCCGGCGCGCTCCAGGATCTGGCGGCGGGCCTCGACACCGATGACGCGGTGGAAGTCGCGGACCATCGCCGGGAAGGGGTGCGGGCCCGCGACCGTGCCGAAGAGGTAGTGGGTGCGGTCCACGTTGGCGACCCAGTCGCGGAACGCCTCGTTGATGGCGTCCTTCAGCGTCCGGGAGCCGGACTTGACCGCGATGACCTCGGCGCCGAGGATCCGCATCCGCGCCACGTTCAGGGCCTGGCGCTGAGTGTCGATCTCACCCATGTAGATCGTGCACTCGAGACCGAACAGGGCGCAGGCGGTGGCGGTGGCCACGCCGTGCTGGCCGGCGCCGGTCTCGGCGATGACGCGGGTCTTGCCCATGCGCTTGGTGAGCAGCGCCTGGCCCAGCACGTTGTTGATCTTGTGCGAGCCGGTGTGGTTCAGGTCCTCGCGCTTGAGGAAGATCCGGGCCCCGCCGGCGTGCTCGGCGAACCGCGGCACCTCGGTCAGGGAGCTGGGGCGGCCGGTGTAGTTGACCATCAGGTCGTTGAGCTCGGCCGCGAAGGCCGGGTCGCCCTTGGCCTTCTCGTACTCGACGGCGACCTCGTCCACGGCGGCGGCGAGCGCCTCCGGGATGAACTTGCCGCCGAAGTCACCGAAGTAGCCCTCGGCGTTGGGGATGTGACCCTCGGGGTCCGGGATGAAGAAACTGCTGGCGCTGGACATGCCCAGGTACTCCTACGGATGCGACGCGGATGTCTTCACCGTATTGCGCCGTCCGCCCGCGACGCGCACACCCCGCTGGGGCATGGGCGTACGACGGTACGGAGCGGCCCGCCCCGGAGCCGACGGCTCGGGGGACGGACCGTAAGGGGGCGCCGACCGACGTGGGTGTACGACGTACACCGTCCGGCGGGCCTCGTTACGACGCGACGGGGGGTCGCCATCGCATGCCGTTGACCTGACCGGGCTCGGAGCCGATCACGTACCGGACCCGCCGCCCGCGCACGCGCCGGGCCGGGGCGCGGCAGCCGCGAGGGCGGCAGCCGCGCGCCAGGGGCGCGTGCGCCGTCGGCACACCGGCCAGGCCGGAGCCCGGTCGGGTGCGGACGGAGGGGCGGTTTCGGGCCATGGTGCGGGTCAGCTCCGCCCGTGGCGCAGGGCGGGGTGGGCGCCGGCGGCGACGAGGTCGGCCACGGCCGCCTTCGGGTCGCGGCCGGTCACCAGGGACTCCCCGACGAGGACGGCGTCCGCGCCCTCGTTCGCATAGGCGATCAGGTCGTGCGGCCCGCGGATGCCGGACTCGGCAACCTTCACGATGTGGGCCGGGATCTCTCCGACGATCCGCTCGAAGGTGGAGCGGTCGACCTTGAGGTCCTTCAGGTTGCGGGCGTTGACACCGATGATCTTGGCGCCCGCCGCGACCGCACGCTCGATCTCCTCCTCGTCGTGGACCTCGACGAGCGGGGTGAGACCGATGGACTCGGCCCGCTCGATGAGGGAGACGAGGGCCTCCTGCTCCAGGGCCGCGACGATCAGCAGCACGAGGTCGGCGCCGTAGGCGCGGGCCTCCCACAGCTGGTACGCCGTGACGATGAAGTCCTTGCGCAGGATCGGGATGTCCACGCGGGCGCGGACGGCCTCCAGGTCGGCCAGCGAGCCACCGAAACGACGCTGCTCGGTGAGGACGGAAATGACCGCCGCACCGCCCGCTTCGTAGTCGGCGGCGAGCCCGGCCGGATCGGCGATGGCGGCCAGCGCGCCCTTGGAGGGGCTGGAACGCTTGACCTCGCAGATCACCTTGACGCTGTCGCCGCGCAGGGCAGCGACGCCGTCCTTGGCCTGGGGCGCCTTGGCGGCACGCTCCTTGAGCTCGTCGAGGCTGACGCGCGCCTGCCGTTCGGCAAGGTCTTCGCGGACCCCTTCGATGATCTCGTCGAGCACACTCACGCGAGCGGCCCCCTTCCGGGTCGATGACGGTCGGCCGCCTTGCAGACACGTACAACTGCAAGGTCAGCAGTTCAAATGGTATCCGCAGGACGCCTTGCCCTCCGCACGCGGTTGACGGCGTCCCATTAAATGGACATCCGGAATCTTTACTTCAGCTATACCTCAGGGCGCCAGGAAAGAGCCCGCGGGCAGGTTCCGGACAACGGAGAAGAGCAGGGCCGCCGCACCGATCCCCCACGCGTACAACGGCCGTACGACGAGCCTCGGGGCCGGTACCCCGCGATAGGCCCGAACCAGCCACAGGAGCATGAAACCGGCGAAGAGGAAGTAGCCCGCGACCGCCAGGGCATTTGCCCCGATAGCCGTGACGAGATCGCCGTGGGCGAACGCGTGGGCGCTGCGCAGCCCGCCGCAGCCGGGGCACAGGACCCCGGTCAGCCGGAACAGCGGGCAGACCGGATAGTGGCCCGGCTCGTTCGGATCCACGGTCCCCACATAGGCGAGGGCCGCCGCGGCCGCCGCCAGCGTGAGCGCCGGACGCACCAGCCGGCCCGCCCGGGAGACGGGCGTGGGAGGCGGTGCGAGGTCGGTCGTTCCGGAGGAGGCGTCCACCCGCTGATTCTCTCCGCTCATGACAAAAGGCGCAGCCCGACAGGGCCGCGCCTTTCGAAAACCTGCGTACCCGCTACCGCCCGGTCGGCCCGTCAGACCTTCGCGGCGACGCGGTTCGCGGCGATGACCTCGGCGAGGTCGTTGTGCGCGGCCTTCGGCGCGCCCATGCCCGCGGCCTTCATCGCCATGCCCACGACACCGCCGATGACGACGACGACGAGGCCCGCGTAGAAGCCCAGCGGGTTCGCCAGCACCATGAAGGCACCGGAGATGCAGAAACCGATGAAGGCGATGATGACACCGGTCCAGGCGGCCGGGGTGTGTCCGTGGCTAGTGCCCGCCATGAGTTGCTCCTCGTACTCGGGTGTGCTCTGTCGCACGCCGCACGTGCTGTGTCGAACGGTGCTGTGGTCAACGCTCGGTGGTCATTGTCCCGCACCGGGCCGCGACCTCGTTCACGGGGTCGGGTCCGGGTCCACGCGTCGGGTCCGGGGGTTCCCGCGTCGGGTCCGGAGGTTCCCGCGTCGGGTCCGGAGGTTCCCGCGTCGCGGATGCGGGTTCAGCGGGCCGGGTCCTGGCCGGTGGGGTCCTCGCCCCGGTCCAGAGCCTTCCACAGGTCCTCCGGCCGGTCCGGGTCCACCACGGCCGCCTTGCGCGGTCGCGGGCTGCCGTCACGCTCGTGGCGGCCGCCCATCGTGGGCCAGGCGCTCCCGAAGCGCAGCGCGAGGAGTCCCGCCAGCAGGATCAGCGCCCCGCCGGCGGCCGTCACGTAGGGCCAGGCCGTCTGGGTCAGGCCGGCCACATGGGCCGCGGCGTCGGCCGTCGTACGGGCCGCCTCCGCGTCCAGCGCGCCGCGGCCGTCCGCGCCGGCCAGCGCGGCCACCGTCGCGCCCAGGCCACTCAGCGCGAGCAGCCCCGATACCAGCAGCCGGCTCCGGCCGCGTACGGCGAAGACGGCGACCAGGGCGGCGAGCCCCACGATGGCCAGGGCCGCGGGCAGGCCGGTGACGGCCCGCCCGTCGGCGGTCACCGGCAGCGAGCCGCCGCCGACGGCGGCGACGCCCCGGGCCCAGACGCGGCCGGAGGCGAGCAGGACGACGGTGGCGCCGAGCGCGCCGAACAGCAGGGCGACGGCCACGCTGCGGCGGCCGCCTCGGCCCGAGGGGGCCTCGGGCTCGGCGGTGGCATCGGCGTGTTCGGTTCGGGGCGGGGGTACGGCACTCACGTACCCCACTATCCCCTACGGGCTCAGGAGCCGTGGAGGCGGTTCGCCGCTGCCACCGCGCGGAGCACCGCCGCGGCCTTGTTGCGGCACTCGGCATCCTCCAGCTCGGGCACCGAGTCGGCGACGACCCCGGCGCCGGCCTGCACGTACGCCTTCCCGTCGCGCAGCAGCGCGGTGCGGATGGCGATGGCGGTGTCGGAGTCCCCGGCGAAGTCGAGGTAGCCGACGCAGCCGCCGTAGAGCCCGCGGCGGGTGGGCTCCAGCTCCTCGATGATCTGCATGGCGCGCGGCTTGGGCGCGCCGGACAGGGTGCCGGCCGGGAAGCAGGCCGTGAGCACGTCGAAGGCGGTCTTCCCCTCGGCGACGCGCCCGGTGACGGTGGAGACGATGTGCATGACGTGCGAGTACCGCTCGATGCTCATGAAGTCGACGACCTCCACCGAGCCCGGCTCGCAGACCCGGCCGAGGTCGTTGCGGCCGAGGTCGACGAGCATGAGGTGCTCGGCGCGCTCCTTGGGGTCGGCGAGCAGCTCGTCGGCGAGCTCGTTGTCCAGCTGCGGGGTGGCGCCGCGGTGCCGGGTGCCGGCGATGGGGTGGACCATGGCCCGCCCGTCCTCGACCTTGACCAGCGCCTCGGGGCTGGACCCGACGACGTCGAAGCCGTTCTCGAAGCGGAAGAGGTACATGTACGGGGAGGGGTTGGTGGCCCGCAGGACCCGGTACACGTCCAGGGCGGAGGCCGTGCACGGGGTCTCGAACCGCTGCGAGGGCACCACCTGGAAGGCCTCGCCGGCCCGGATCCGCTCCTTCACGTCCTCCACGGCGGCCTGGTACTTCTCGCCGCCCCACAGGACCGAGTACTCCGGCAGTTCGGAGGCGGGCAGCGGCATCGGAGCGTACGGGGCGGGCCGCGCGAGGTCGGCCTCCATGGCGTCGAGGCGGGCCACCGCGTCCGCGTACGCCTCGTCCACGCCCGCGGCGAGGTCGTTGTGGTTGATGGCGTTGGCGATGAGCTGGACGGTGCCGTCCCAGTGGTCCAGTACCGCCAGGTCGGAGGTGAGCAGCATCGTCAGCTCGGGCAGCCGCAGGTCGTCCTCGGTGTGCTCACCGATGCGCTCCAGGCGCCGCACGATGTCGTAGCCGAGGTAGCCGACCATGCCGCCGGTGAAGGGCGGCATGCCGGAGGCGAGGTCCCGGGGGGTGTGCAGGGCCTCCACGGTCTGCCGCAGGGCCTCCAGGGGGTCGCCCGAGACCGGGACGCCGACGGGCGGGGTGCCGATCCAGTGGGCCTGGCCGTCCTTGACCGTGAGGGTGGAGGCGCTGCGGACGCCGACGAAGGAGTAGCGCGACCAGGAGCGGCCGTTCTCGGCGGACTCCAGGAGGAACGTCCCGGGGCGTTCGGCGGCCAGCTTGCGGTAGAGCCCGACGGGCGTGTCACCGTCCGCCAGCAGCTTGCGGCTGACGGGGATGACGCGGCGGTCGGCCGCGAGCTTGCGGAACGTCTCAAGATCCATGGCGTGGGACCTTACTTGTGATCGGCTTCGGCTATTCGGCTTCGGCGGTGGGGCCGGGGGGACCGGCCAGGGGGAGCACATCGGCATCGAAACACGTCCGGGCACCGGTGTGGCAGGCCGCGCCGACCTGGTCCACCCGGACGAGCAAGGTGTCGGCGTCGCAGTCGAGCGCGACGGACTTCACGTGCTGGAAGTGACCGGAGGTGTCGCCTTTCACCCAGTACTCCTGACGGCTGCGCGACCAGTACGTGCACCGGCCGGTGGTCAGGGTGCGGTGCAGGGCCTCGTCATCCATCCAGCCGAGCATGAGCACCTCACCGGTGTCGTACTGCTGGGCGATGGCCGGGACCAGACTGTCCGCGGAGCGCTTGAGGCGGGCGGCGATGGCGGGATCGAGGGAGGACGTACTCATGGGGCCATTGTGCCGGGCCGGGGGGACGATCAAGGATCACTGTCCGCCTGATGGGCAGCCACGGGGCGGGTTCCAGCCGTAGGCTGGCCCGTATGTCTACCCATGCGAAGCGTGAACGACTGCTGCTGGCCGACCTGTTGGAATCCGCCGGCCCGGAGGCGCCGACGCTGTGCGAAGGCTGGCGGACGCGGGAGCTCGCCGCGCACGTGGTGGTCCGGGAGCGTCGCCCGGACGCGGCGGGCGGACTGCTGCTGAACGTCCTGAAGGCCCGCCTCGACAGGGCGATGGAGGAGTACGGGGCCAAGCCGTACGAGGAGCTCATCCAGCTGATCCGCACGGGCCCGCCGAAGCTGTCCCCCTACTCGCTGAAGCAGATCGACGAGCTGGCGAACGCGGTGGAGTTCTACGTCCACTCCGAGGACGTCCGCCGCGCCCAGCCGGACTGGTCCCCGCGTCCCCTGGACCCGGTCTTCTCCGACTCCCTCTGGTCCCGCCTGGAGAAGCTGTCCCGCCTGACGGGCCGCCGCTCCCCGGTGGGCCTGGTCCTGCGCCGCCCGAACGGCCAGACGGCGGTGGCGCACAAGGGCGCGCCGGTGGTGACGGTCACGGGCGAGCCGGGCGAGCTCACGCTCTTCTGCTTCGGCCGCCAGGACGCCGCCGCGGTGGAATTGGACGGCCCGAAGGAGGCCATCGCGCAGCTCACGGTGGCCCGCCTGGGCATGTGAGCCCTGCCCCCTCTTTGACGCGCCCCTCGCACCGCTGCGCGGGCACCTCCTTGACGCGCCGCTCGCTCCCCGCTGCGCGGGCTTCGTGGCGCTGCGCCGAACTCCGTCCGGCGGTGGCGGGTCGGCGCTTGCGCCACGGCCGTCCCGGCGTGGGGCCGGTGGGCGGGTGCGGCTGGGTCGGCCCTGCGGGGCTGGGTCCCCTACCCACCCTTCGCCCGTTCCCCGGGCTGCGCCCGGACCCTTTGCCGGGTGCGGCGCCGTTGCCGGGGGCCAGCCCCCGGACCCCCGCTCCTCAAACGCCGGAGGGGCTGGGCAGATCCAGCCTCGCCGGCGTTTGAGGACTGGGTCAGGGCAGGGCCCTGGGAACGGGCGAAGGGCGGGTAGGGGACTTCGCCCCGCAGGGCCGGACACCCGCACGGGCCCACCGGGCCGGGCCGCTCAGGCGAAGGCAAGCTCCGCGCGGCGGACCGCGGGGGCCGAGGTGCCGACGATCGCGCCGGCCATACTCACCGCCGCCCCTGCCAGGAAGACCGGGGTCACCCCCCACGCGTCCGCCGCGAAGCCGAAGACGGGGTAGGCCAGCGGGGCCAGGCCGACCGCCGTGAAGGCCATCACGGAGCTGACCCGCCCCAGGTACGAGGGATCCGTGGCCGTCTGGATGAGGGCGACGGCCAGGCCGCCGCAGATCCCGCACACCAGACCGGTCAGCACGGCCAGCCCCACCGCCACCGGCAGGCTCGGGGCGAGGACCAGGCCGCCGATGCCGGCCGAGCCGATGATCAGGGTGAGGTTCTGGATCGCCCCGGCCCGGGGGAACCTCGGGATCAGGGTGAGCACCAGCGCGCTCGACGCCGCGCCCGCGCCCATCCCGCCGATGATCCAGCCGACCCCGCCGGGCCCCCAGCCGCGCTCCTCGGAGACGAGGATGAGCCCCAGCGTCATCGGTGCGGACGTGCCCAGCTGACTCAGGGCCCCGGACAGCATCAGGGGGCCTATCAGCCCGTGCCTCCGGATGTACCCGAGCCCCGAGCGGAGCTGGCTCCAGGGGCTCTCGGAAGGGGGAGCCGCCGCGGGCTCCGCGGAGGCCGGCAGCGGGGCGATCCGTACCGCCACCAGCAGCGCCAGGGAGATCCCGAACAGCACCGACGCCACCGCGAACGCGGACGCCGGCCCGCCCAGCCCCATCGCCAGCCCCGCCACCGGCGGCCCGGCGGTGTGCCCGACGCGTTCGGCGAGGCTGCGCAGCCCCTGGACCCGTACCAGTTGCCCGGGCCCCGCGATCCGGGGCGGCAGCGCGCCGACGGCCGGCATGAACAGTGCGTCCACGATGCCGAAGACCAGCGCGACGAGTACGAGGACCCACAGGCCCGGGGAGCCGAGGGCCAAGGCGAGCGACAGTCCCAGGACGACACCGCAGCGCACCGCGTCGGAGGAGATGACCACCAGCCGGGGCCCGAAGCGGTCGGCGATCACCCCGCCGCCCAGCATGAGCAGGGCCCTCGGTATCGCGCCGACCGCCATGACCAGGCCGACCTCGGCCGGGCCGGCCGTCTGGGCGGCGGCCCAGCCGAGGGCGAGGAAGTAGACCCCGTCCCCGACGAGCGAAGCCCCGTAGGCGGCCAGCCAGCGCAGGACGTTGCCGTCCCGCCAGACGTTCCCGTTCACGAACCGGCCCCCCCACGGGCGAAGCGAACCTCAGCGGACCGGGTGGCCGGCTTCCCTCAGCGCTTCCTTGACCTGGCCGATGCGCAGGTCGCCGAAGTGGAACACCGACGCCGCGAGCACCGCGTCGGCGCCCGCCGCGATCGCCGGCGGGAAGTGCGCGAGCTTGCCCGCGCCGCCCGAGGCGATCACCGGGACCGTGACGTGCTTGCGCACGGCCGCGATCATCTCGGTGTCG contains:
- the lgt gene encoding prolipoprotein diacylglyceryl transferase; translation: MNLAFIPSPSTGVLHLGPIPLRGYAFCIIIGVFVAVWLGNKRWVARGGKPGTVADIAVWAVPFGLVGGRLYHVITDYQLYFGEGRDWVDAFKIWEGGLGIWGAIALGAVGAWIGCRRRGIPLPAWADALAPGIALAQACGRWGNWFNQELYGRATDLPWAVEISDGPNRVAGTYHPTFLYESLWCVGVALLVIWADRRFKLGHGRAFALYVAAYCVGRGWIEYMRVDEAHHILGLRLNVWTSIVVFVLAVVYLVLSAKLRPGREEVVEPDADAVAGAKDGDTPAGDGKAEGDEAKAKDGNKADAEPEPEDTEAEDGVTADAEAEVPGAKKL
- the trpA gene encoding tryptophan synthase subunit alpha, whose amino-acid sequence is MSGTIELLSATLAKAKSEDRAALVAYLPAGFPTVDGAIEAVKAVIAGGADVVEIGLPHSDPVLDGAIIQTADDIALRGGVKIADTLRTVREAYEATGAPILVMTYWNPIDRYGVERFTAELAEAGGAGCILPDLPVQESALWREHAEKHGLATVFVVAPSSKDERLATITAAGSGFVYAASLMGVTGTRESVGNQAADLVRRTRATSDLPVCVGLGVSNAAQAKEVAGFADGVIVGSAFVKLLLDAPDLPAGLAAVEALAGELAAGVRRS
- the trpB gene encoding tryptophan synthase subunit beta produces the protein MSSASSFFIPDPEGHIPNAEGYFGDFGGKFIPEALAAAVDEVAVEYEKAKGDPAFAAELNDLMVNYTGRPSSLTEVPRFAEHAGGARIFLKREDLNHTGSHKINNVLGQALLTKRMGKTRVIAETGAGQHGVATATACALFGLECTIYMGEIDTQRQALNVARMRILGAEVIAVKSGSRTLKDAINEAFRDWVANVDRTHYLFGTVAGPHPFPAMVRDFHRVIGVEARRQILERAGRLPDAVAACVGGGSNAIGLFHAFIPDADVRLVGFEPAGHGVETGEHAATLTAGEPGILHGSRSYVLQDEEGQITEPYSISAGLDYPGIGPEHSYLKDAGRAEYRAVTDDQAMQALRLLSRTEGIIPAIESAHALAGALDLGKELGKDGLLVVNLSGRGDKDMDTAARYFDLYDAETTGSTEGETK
- the trpM gene encoding tryptophan biosynthesis modulator TrpM produces the protein MARNRPSVRTRPGSGLAGVPTAHAPLARGCRPRGCRAPARRVRGRRVRYVIGSEPGQVNGMRWRPPVAS
- the trpC gene encoding indole-3-glycerol phosphate synthase TrpC, translated to MSVLDEIIEGVREDLAERQARVSLDELKERAAKAPQAKDGVAALRGDSVKVICEVKRSSPSKGALAAIADPAGLAADYEAGGAAVISVLTEQRRFGGSLADLEAVRARVDIPILRKDFIVTAYQLWEARAYGADLVLLIVAALEQEALVSLIERAESIGLTPLVEVHDEEEIERAVAAGAKIIGVNARNLKDLKVDRSTFERIVGEIPAHIVKVAESGIRGPHDLIAYANEGADAVLVGESLVTGRDPKAAVADLVAAGAHPALRHGRS
- a CDS encoding DUF2752 domain-containing protein — translated: MSGENQRVDASSGTTDLAPPPTPVSRAGRLVRPALTLAAAAAALAYVGTVDPNEPGHYPVCPLFRLTGVLCPGCGGLRSAHAFAHGDLVTAIGANALAVAGYFLFAGFMLLWLVRAYRGVPAPRLVVRPLYAWGIGAAALLFSVVRNLPAGSFLAP
- a CDS encoding HGxxPAAW family protein, whose product is MAGTSHGHTPAAWTGVIIAFIGFCISGAFMVLANPLGFYAGLVVVVIGGVVGMAMKAAGMGAPKAAHNDLAEVIAANRVAAKV
- a CDS encoding TIGR02234 family membrane protein, with amino-acid sequence MGYVSAVPPPRTEHADATAEPEAPSGRGGRRSVAVALLFGALGATVVLLASGRVWARGVAAVGGGSLPVTADGRAVTGLPAALAIVGLAALVAVFAVRGRSRLLVSGLLALSGLGATVAALAGADGRGALDAEAARTTADAAAHVAGLTQTAWPYVTAAGGALILLAGLLALRFGSAWPTMGGRHERDGSPRPRKAAVVDPDRPEDLWKALDRGEDPTGQDPAR
- a CDS encoding anthranilate synthase component I, translating into MDLETFRKLAADRRVIPVSRKLLADGDTPVGLYRKLAAERPGTFLLESAENGRSWSRYSFVGVRSASTLTVKDGQAHWIGTPPVGVPVSGDPLEALRQTVEALHTPRDLASGMPPFTGGMVGYLGYDIVRRLERIGEHTEDDLRLPELTMLLTSDLAVLDHWDGTVQLIANAINHNDLAAGVDEAYADAVARLDAMEADLARPAPYAPMPLPASELPEYSVLWGGEKYQAAVEDVKERIRAGEAFQVVPSQRFETPCTASALDVYRVLRATNPSPYMYLFRFENGFDVVGSSPEALVKVEDGRAMVHPIAGTRHRGATPQLDNELADELLADPKERAEHLMLVDLGRNDLGRVCEPGSVEVVDFMSIERYSHVMHIVSTVTGRVAEGKTAFDVLTACFPAGTLSGAPKPRAMQIIEELEPTRRGLYGGCVGYLDFAGDSDTAIAIRTALLRDGKAYVQAGAGVVADSVPELEDAECRNKAAAVLRAVAAANRLHGS
- the hisI gene encoding phosphoribosyl-AMP cyclohydrolase produces the protein MSTSSLDPAIAARLKRSADSLVPAIAQQYDTGEVLMLGWMDDEALHRTLTTGRCTYWSRSRQEYWVKGDTSGHFQHVKSVALDCDADTLLVRVDQVGAACHTGARTCFDADVLPLAGPPGPTAEAE
- a CDS encoding TIGR03085 family metal-binding protein, which encodes MSTHAKRERLLLADLLESAGPEAPTLCEGWRTRELAAHVVVRERRPDAAGGLLLNVLKARLDRAMEEYGAKPYEELIQLIRTGPPKLSPYSLKQIDELANAVEFYVHSEDVRRAQPDWSPRPLDPVFSDSLWSRLEKLSRLTGRRSPVGLVLRRPNGQTAVAHKGAPVVTVTGEPGELTLFCFGRQDAAAVELDGPKEAIAQLTVARLGM
- a CDS encoding MFS transporter, which encodes MNGNVWRDGNVLRWLAAYGASLVGDGVYFLALGWAAAQTAGPAEVGLVMAVGAIPRALLMLGGGVIADRFGPRLVVISSDAVRCGVVLGLSLALALGSPGLWVLVLVALVFGIVDALFMPAVGALPPRIAGPGQLVRVQGLRSLAERVGHTAGPPVAGLAMGLGGPASAFAVASVLFGISLALLVAVRIAPLPASAEPAAAPPSESPWSQLRSGLGYIRRHGLIGPLMLSGALSQLGTSAPMTLGLILVSEERGWGPGGVGWIIGGMGAGAASSALVLTLIPRFPRAGAIQNLTLIIGSAGIGGLVLAPSLPVAVGLAVLTGLVCGICGGLAVALIQTATDPSYLGRVSSVMAFTAVGLAPLAYPVFGFAADAWGVTPVFLAGAAVSMAGAIVGTSAPAVRRAELAFA